ATCTTCAACCGACAGCAATAATCCCAACGCTCCTCAATCTATTGCAGAAAATACTGCCAAAGCCAATGCCATGCCTGACTCTCCAAGCTCTCCGCTGGCACTAGATTTTAATAATCCTGTAGATAATCCAGAAAAATTTAATAACAACTTTAAAACAAACAACCTAGAATTAGCACCGGAAGCTAACAAGATTCCATCTAATCCCGATTTAAATGGCGATCGCCTGCAAACTAATAATAGTTCCGCTCTGGCTTTAAACAATTTGCCCTCTCAATCTCAATTTCAGCCTCAATTACGCCAGGTAAACCAGTACTTTCAGAAAAATTGGCAACCGCCAGAACAACTAAGAGAAACTATAGAATATCGCTTAGTTATCGATCGCCATGGCGCGATCGCTCGTATTTTTCCCATCGGTAAGGCTTCGCAGATATATCTCGATCGCACCAATATACCTTTGATGGGGGAAACTTTTATCACTCCTGCATCGACAAACCAGAATTTTACCGTTCGCTTGATGTTGAGTCCTGACGGAGAGGTTAATACATTTATCGAATAGTTATTAGTTATCCAGTTAACAGTTTTTATTTAGCGCAAGATACAAAATCGTAAGCGATAAATCTCGTATGTTAAATATTACAGATTTAAGCGAGCTACTTTCATCTAACACAATTTCAAAAATACCAGTTATCTATTAGTAATTTTTATTAACTTTAAATAAGTAATCGCGAGATAATAACCCAAACAACAACCAATAAATAATAACTAATAACCAATTATGGATTCTAGTTTAATTCTTTCTAATATTTTAAATCCGCCAGTTTTATTTTTTTTTATTGGATTATCGGCGGTTTTTTTAAAATCAGATTTAGAAATTCCTCAGCCTTTACCAAAACTTTTTTCCCTTTACTTGTTATTTGCCATTGGGTTTAAAGGCGGTCATGAAATTCATGAAAGTGGTATCAACGGAGAAATAGCTTTAACTTTAATTGCGGCAATTCTTTTAGCTGCTATAGTACCAATTTATTGCTTTTTTATTCTTAGATTAAAACTAGATGCTTATAACGCAGCAGCAGTAGCAGCATCCTATGGTTCTATTAGTGCCGTCACTTTTGTTACAGCTACTTCTTTTCTAGAGCAACAGGGTATGAATAATTACGGCGGTCACATGGTAGCGGCTCTAGCTCTTATGGAGTCTCCAGCAATTATTATTGGTTTAATTTTGGTGCGATTATTTACCAAGTCTAAAGAGAGTAAAGAAAATAGTGACGATAATTTTACCTGGACTGAAGTTTTACGAGAAGCTTTTTTAAATGGTTCGGTCTTTCTATTATTAGGAAGTTTAGTTGTAGGCATAATTACCAGCGAAAATGGTTGGCAAAGTTTAGAGGTCTTCACGGGAGAAATATTTTATGGTATGTTGACTTTTTTCCTGTTAGATATGGGCATTGTCGCCGCTAAAAGAATTGAAGCTTTAAAGAAAAGTGGTTCATTTATAATAGGATTTTCAATTTTAATGCCAGTATTTAATGCCTTAATTGGAATATTTATTGCTAAGGCAATTGGGATGTCGGTTCCTAACGCGCTTTTATTTACTGTTCTTACTGCTAGTGCTTCTTATATTGCCGTACCCGCAGCCATGCGTATGACCGTACCAGAAGCCAATCCCAGTCTCTATATTTCTATGGCTTTGGCATTAACTTTTCCGTTTAATATTATTATTGGCATTCCCGTTTATCTCGCAATTATCAATCGGGTGTGGGGCTAAAAAAAATTGGTGTTGTACCGTGATGGGATGGTTAAGCTCGTGCAGGGGAGCAGGTAGCAAGGGATATCAATTATTATTTAATCCGAATCATTCTGCAACTATGCAACGCCAAATTAATTACTTTCGTTTTATCGAGCGTCGATGATAGATTGACAGTAAAATAGTTGACAAATTTGCAGTTATCCGCTCTTTATGCAGTTAGTAAACGGTTTGCATTTTAAAAATATTCGCGGCGATTTGTTTGGCGGGATAACTGCGGCAGTCGTGGCTTTGCCTTTGGCTCTTGCTTTCGGCGTTTCTTCTGGAGCTGGAGCGATCGCTGGTCTTTATGGCGCGATTATAATTGGTTTTTTTGCCGCTCTATTTGGCGGTACTCCCTCACAGATTTCTGGACCTACAGGTCCGATGACTGTAGTTATGGCAACGGTTTTCTCACAGCTAGTTGCCAGTAATCCCAAAACTGGAGTTGCACTGGCTTTTACTACGGTTATGCTGGGGGGAATTTTTCAAATTATTTTTGGGCTGATGCGTCTGGGTAAATATATTACCCTCATGCCCTATACAGTGATTTCGGGGTTTATGTCTGGAGTTGGAGTAATTATTATCTTAATTCAACTCGGTCCCTTTCTGGGACATTCTCCTTCAGCTAATGTTATCGAATCGGTAAATCGAGTTCCCTACTTTCTCGCTCATGCTAATCTTGCTGCTGTCGGTTTGGGCATTTTAACTCTAGCCATCGTCTTTGGTTCTCCTGCTAAACTAACTCGCCTAATTCCTTCTCCTTTGCTGGCACTGATTATCGGCACTATAGCTGCGGTTTGTTTCCTTCCAGATAGCAATTTGCGTCTAATTGGTGATATACCTAGCGGACTGCCACGTTTGCAGTTACCGACCTTTAATGTCGCTCAATTTAGAGCGATATTTGGTTATGGCTTGATGTTGGCTGTTTTGGGTTCGATCGATTCTTTGCTTACTTCCTTAGTTGCCGATAATATTACTCATACTCAACACGATAGCGATCGCGAATTAATCGGTCAGGGAATTGGCAATCTGATTTCTGGTTTGTGTGGTGGGCTACCTGGGGCGGGTGCAACTATGCGAACTGTAATCAATGTCAAAACTGGTGGTAAGACTCCTATTTCGGGAATGATTCACGCTTTAGTCTTGCTAGTTATCGTGCTGAAGGCTGGCGAGTTGACCGCCAATATTCCTCATGCAGTTTTAGCGGGAATTTTAATCAAGGTTGGTATTGATATTATCGACTGGAGTTTTTTAAAACGCGCCCACAAAATTTCGCTCAAAGCGACGGGATTGATGTATATCGTTCTGTTTTTAACTGTTTTTGTAGATTTAATTACGGCAGTAGCCGTAGGGGTATTTTTTGCCAATTTACTAACAATTAAAAACTTGAGCGATATTCAAAGCAATCGGGTCAAAGCAATTACCAATCCCGATGATGATACAGATTTAAATACCGCTGAGAAACATCTGCTCAAGCGAGCTAGAGGAAAAATTTTATTATTCAATCTCAGCGGACCGATGAGTTTTGGTGCGGCGAAAACTATTTCTCAAAGAATGGGCATAGTTAGCAAATATGAGGTTCTGATTTTAGATCTCAGCGACGTACCTTTATTAGGGGTGACTGCTTCTTTGGCGATCGAAAATATGATTAAAGATGCCTATGAAAAAAAACACCAGGTATTTTTAGTTGGTGCTAAAGGTAAGGTAAAAGACAGATTGCAAAAACTACAGCTATTGAAATTATTAACCCCTAGCCACTGTTTCAACGAGCGGCTTTTTGCCTTACAAGAAGCAATTGCTGGTATCGAATCTTCTGGTGTTAGAGATAATAAAATTGTTAATTCAGAAAACTCTGGCTCCAACCAGATCGAGTAAAATCGATCTATATCGAGATTTCAACCAGCATGGTAGGCAAGAAGGAACGTGCATCCAGTTAGCAGAATAGAAATAATAGTTGCTTCTCAAGAAGCTGAAAAAATTATCAAGGTTTTTGATAATATAGGTGTTCCAAATTACACCATAATTAGTAATGTGACTGGTAAAGGTGATTTTGGCACTATATCCGACGATATGAATCTGGGCAGCAGTCAACTAAGTAATGACTTTATAATATGCTACTGTTCTCCAGATAAAGCCAAACCCATAATCGAAAAAATCAGACCCATTCTTAATAAGTATGGCGGTGTCTGCTATCTTTCAGATGCAATGGAAATTCGCTCGATTCACTGCGTAGCCGCACTATAATGGTCTGTGCCTATTCACCTACACTAAGCTGAAGCAGTAAAATTTGTTTGCACATACATTCAATTGCTAAGATGAGCGATCGCATCAGTTCGGAATCTTCTCCATAGTGGGCTGGTACTAAATTAGTTATTTGCTGGCTATTAGTTACTTTCTCCCGATGTTCCCATTTTTCTGCCGAGGAGTGTTCTGGAAAAATACCAAAGGCAATACCTTCATATTGATTGATTGCGGTAAAACAAGGGATATCCGAGGTACCATCGCCAACGTAGATTGTTTGATTGAGAGGGACGTGCAGTTCTTCAATAGGAATATCGCGGTAATTGTAAATTAAATCTTGCTCGTTTTCGGCATCGATACCCTTAGAAAGATAATATAAATAGTGGGTTTTTTCCGTATGAGTCATTTGCTGTTTGAGAAATTGAATTTCTCCGTTCTGCTCATATGCCAGTTCGCAACCCCACATCTGAGTAAAATGTTTGGCAATAGAAGTATTGCGAGCGATATCGACAAACCCACCGCTAATTAGATAATATTCAACCTCTACTTCTGGAACTAATTCTCGTGCTTTTTGACGAAGGCAATCGAACATTTCTGGCACGCCTTCAATGGGACGTACTTTTTTACCCAAATTAGCCAACCGTTCGTAAGTAATTTTATCTTTGCCTTCTCTTTGTCTCGACTCTTGAATTAGACAATACGTTCTAGCTAAATATTTGTGCCAACCCTGTTTAACTAAAGGCTCGACGCGATCGCGCTCGAAGGCTTCGAGATCTAGTTGGCAATCTTTTAATAAAATATCAAAGCTATCGTCTGGAATTAGAGTTTCATCAAAGTCAAAGACAACTGCAATACGATTGGAAAGTGGTTTGGTGGCGTAGCCCATCTCTCAATTGGTTTCCTAAAATTAGTGGGTTTGTCAATATAATACACTATTGTTGTAATACATTATTGTTACTTAAATATGTATTTATTGAATAGTGTTAAATGTCAAATACTAAATGTATTTAATAATTAAATATAGAAATAAAGATAATAATCTATGAAATGGATTGAATGGGCGAGAAAACTCCAAGCTATTAGCCAAACAGGACTGCATTTTTCCCAAGAGCGATACGATCGCGAAAGATACGAGCAAATAAGAGAGTTAGCTGCGGAAATTATGGCAGAACATACTTCTCTATCTAAGCCAGAATTGCTTGAGCTTAATGCTAACGAATTTGGTTACGCTACTCCTAAAGTGGATGTGCGGGGAGCTATTTTTAAAGACGACAAAATCTTGCTGGTGCGAGAAATTGCCGATGCAGGAAGATGGACGTTACCTGGTGGGTGGGCAGATGTCAACGAAATTCCATCGCAAGCGGTAACTCGGGAGGTGTTAGAAGAATCTGGATTTGAGACAAAAGTTAGCAAATTGCTAGCCGTTTACGATCGCGAATGGCAAAAACACACTCCATCATATCCCCATAGCGTCTACAAACTTTTTTTTCAGTGTGAAATTATTGGCGGAGAACCTCGAATTAATGCTGAAGTTAGTGAAATTGCTTTTTTTGGTATCACCGAAATACCCGAACTATCAGATTCGAGAGTCAAAAAATCGCAATTGTTGAGGTTTTTCGAGCATTATCGAGAGCCTACCTTACCCACAGATTTCGATTAATGCTCGAACCAATTTGAGTCAGGGATAGCTACTCTCTATTCTGGTTTTGCGATCGCGCTATTAGTAAAATCCTCAGTATCAACTCGTCTTAGCTGACAGGTGTAGATTGAAAGTCTTCTATTGAAGTAAACTCAGATAATTTAACAGATTGAATTTCGCATTCAGCTACAGTCCGAAAACCTTAAGCAATCAAAAGCTTTTTGCCAGGTGCTAATTTATTCATAACTAACTCTGGAGCTAAAAAGCCAACTTCTGCTTCATCTATAAATGAGTCTTGAGTTTTATCGTTTGCAGTCAAAAACTTGAGAACGATACTAAACATTTCATCAGATTCGTCAAACCTTGCAGTAGCAGCATAAACGGAACTAGTTGGAGGCGTTCTACCGCCCTGTTTCGGCGATCGCCAATGAACTTTTG
The nucleotide sequence above comes from Myxosarcina sp. GI1. Encoded proteins:
- a CDS encoding SulP family inorganic anion transporter, which encodes MQLVNGLHFKNIRGDLFGGITAAVVALPLALAFGVSSGAGAIAGLYGAIIIGFFAALFGGTPSQISGPTGPMTVVMATVFSQLVASNPKTGVALAFTTVMLGGIFQIIFGLMRLGKYITLMPYTVISGFMSGVGVIIILIQLGPFLGHSPSANVIESVNRVPYFLAHANLAAVGLGILTLAIVFGSPAKLTRLIPSPLLALIIGTIAAVCFLPDSNLRLIGDIPSGLPRLQLPTFNVAQFRAIFGYGLMLAVLGSIDSLLTSLVADNITHTQHDSDRELIGQGIGNLISGLCGGLPGAGATMRTVINVKTGGKTPISGMIHALVLLVIVLKAGELTANIPHAVLAGILIKVGIDIIDWSFLKRAHKISLKATGLMYIVLFLTVFVDLITAVAVGVFFANLLTIKNLSDIQSNRVKAITNPDDDTDLNTAEKHLLKRARGKILLFNLSGPMSFGAAKTISQRMGIVSKYEVLILDLSDVPLLGVTASLAIENMIKDAYEKKHQVFLVGAKGKVKDRLQKLQLLKLLTPSHCFNERLFALQEAIAGIESSGVRDNKIVNSENSGSNQIE
- a CDS encoding P-II family nitrogen regulator; this translates as MHPVSRIEIIVASQEAEKIIKVFDNIGVPNYTIISNVTGKGDFGTISDDMNLGSSQLSNDFIICYCSPDKAKPIIEKIRPILNKYGGVCYLSDAMEIRSIHCVAAL
- a CDS encoding sodium-dependent bicarbonate transport family permease translates to MDSSLILSNILNPPVLFFFIGLSAVFLKSDLEIPQPLPKLFSLYLLFAIGFKGGHEIHESGINGEIALTLIAAILLAAIVPIYCFFILRLKLDAYNAAAVAASYGSISAVTFVTATSFLEQQGMNNYGGHMVAALALMESPAIIIGLILVRLFTKSKESKENSDDNFTWTEVLREAFLNGSVFLLLGSLVVGIITSENGWQSLEVFTGEIFYGMLTFFLLDMGIVAAKRIEALKKSGSFIIGFSILMPVFNALIGIFIAKAIGMSVPNALLFTVLTASASYIAVPAAMRMTVPEANPSLYISMALALTFPFNIIIGIPVYLAIINRVWG
- a CDS encoding NUDIX hydrolase; translated protein: MKWIEWARKLQAISQTGLHFSQERYDRERYEQIRELAAEIMAEHTSLSKPELLELNANEFGYATPKVDVRGAIFKDDKILLVREIADAGRWTLPGGWADVNEIPSQAVTREVLEESGFETKVSKLLAVYDREWQKHTPSYPHSVYKLFFQCEIIGGEPRINAEVSEIAFFGITEIPELSDSRVKKSQLLRFFEHYREPTLPTDFD
- a CDS encoding HAD family hydrolase → MGYATKPLSNRIAVVFDFDETLIPDDSFDILLKDCQLDLEAFERDRVEPLVKQGWHKYLARTYCLIQESRQREGKDKITYERLANLGKKVRPIEGVPEMFDCLRQKARELVPEVEVEYYLISGGFVDIARNTSIAKHFTQMWGCELAYEQNGEIQFLKQQMTHTEKTHYLYYLSKGIDAENEQDLIYNYRDIPIEELHVPLNQTIYVGDGTSDIPCFTAINQYEGIAFGIFPEHSSAEKWEHREKVTNSQQITNLVPAHYGEDSELMRSLILAIECMCKQILLLQLSVGE